aaataaccAAAACTTTCAACACAGGAAATACATTTTCGCATGTTATTAAACTCAGTTATCAAATACTTTTCGCCATTCAAGTCGAAAGGATCTGTGCGTCATGATATATAAACTTCAGCTTATAGAAATTTCgtttgggtaaaatatttttttttgttttattttcgaaAACTCTCGATCAAAGCCTGTGAaatcaatattgttttttttttttttgctattttatttgacatttaaattttagacAATAATTGATTTGCTAAAGTCCTAGGTAGATGAGTTGAGTTGAGATGAAGATTTGGCTTAATTAAGTTGGATGCAGTCTTGTCTGCGTCGATTTCCATATTAACCaggttaaatttaaaatatttagattgaTAATTTTGTGTTAGATCATCTATTGAGAAACCCTCTTTAAACCCACTTGGGTTAAGCCAATGACTTGGCAGTTCGCGAGGCTGGTTTTCCATAACCCTGAAACTCGGTTTAAGTTCTTGGTTCACTGCATAACTAAACTTTGCCCAAGTTCGTTCcgccaaatatatatattatgagaTAAGTTCCATATACTTAGTTCCATACACTTGCTTGATTGATCTAGCACTAAAATTCGGAAGAATTGGAGGATGATCCTATGTATGTGCAACACTTATGCAACATTCAACaagaatacatttattttgccaAACTTCGGTGTTTGTTTAGTGTAAACGGgatagcagcaacaaatgtCATTGAACCATCGAGCCGGTTCGGTTCAAGCACGACTTGCAGCCCCGATTGAAACAATACAATTAATTGAATACTAATGACACGTTACACTAAATATAACTACTCGAGCTATAATATATAGTAAATGACATACCTAGAATAATAATGGTAtaacacataaatatttgctaaatGCGAttgtattatttgttgttttaggGTTCCAGAGTTAGTACAATAAATGACTGgctacaaatacaaattggcGGCTCTGAGGatgttaaaaagaaaaagccaTCGAATCAAAATCGCATTAAGTCCACAAAATACACATTGCTCACATTTCTGCCGCAGAATCTATTGGAACAGTTTCGACGCATAGCTAACTTTTATTTTCTAGTTATGACTATAATATCGCTATTAATTGGTAAGACCATTGGCaacatatatctataaatatatatatatatatatatatatatatgcatgtgtattgtATATCGCCTACAGACAGTCCCGTTTCGCCAATGACTTCTCTGTTGCCTCTAGTCTTTGTTATCGCTGTGACAGCTGCGAAACAAGGCTATGAAGACATCCTGCGCTATAGAACTGATAATGTGGTTAACCGCTCACCGGGTAGGTATACAGAATTGGGGCAGGTGTGTATTCGAGACTGACCTTAACTCACGCCCTGCAGTTACCATCATAAAGAATGGCGCTGAGGCTATAATACAGTCACAGAATGTGGCCCCGGGTGATCTGATCGTTGTGGAGCGCGACTGCGATGTGCCCTGCGATTTGGTATTGCTGCGCTCAACCGATCCACATGGCAAATGCTTTATAACAACGGCCAATTTGGATGGTGAGTCGAATCTGAAGACGTTGATGGTGCCCAGAGAACTGCCGACTGTTCCGATCGAGGAGATGCACAAGCTGGGCGTTATCGAGTGCGAAAGTGCCGGCACCGATCTATATAGTTTTAATGGCAAGATCGAGCTGGCCGGCGGCGAGGGGCGCGTCCTGCCCCTCTCTGCCGAAAATGTGCTGCTCCGTGGATCGCGTGTAAAGAATACGGAGTGTGTCATCGGTTGTGCCATCTATACCGGAATGACCACCAAGCTGCAGCTGAACAGTCGTCTGACCCGCAACAAGAGCGCCTCGAGTGAAACCTATGTGAAcagatttttaatatttatactaATAGCTTTAATAGCCATAGTTACCTTGCTCTATTTCCTAAAACGGTGAGTACATTGCCAAGCTTAAACTAAAACTCATTAACTCAATATTTTTACGAGCTATGAAAGCAATTTATGTTTTCGATTCCCAGTGGGCACAAAGGTGTGTTTCCATGTTTCCGCGACAGAAAATAAAAGCCACAGCGCAATATCGAGAAATCCTTGATTTAGTAGActatcttttattattttgaatattgagTTTATGTTAATGCTGGCAGCTAAAAGTTAAGGTGCATCTGATTGCAAGTCTAATACGTGGCCTATAATAACCTCTCCTGCAGTTACAATGAGCTCTTTGTGATACCCAAGCTGACCTATCTGGGACCTGCAGCGGATGGCTATAGTGTGAAACAGTTTCTGCAGGACTATCTGTCATTTCTCATACTGTTCAACTATTTGATACCCATCTCGCTGTACGTGACCATTGAGCTGCAGCGCGTCATTGGCGGCTTCTTCATGGAATGGGATACGGAGCTCTATGAGAAGGAGACCGATCAGCAGTGCATCGTGAACACATCGAACTTGAACGAGGAGCTCGGACAGATCAACATACTCTTCTCCGACAAGACGGGCACACTCACCAAAAACGAAATGAACTTCCAACAGTGCTCGATTGCTGGCCACAAGTTTACCTATAAGAAGACTCGCCTGGAAGATGATGAGACCAAGGCACTGGTGGACATAAACAAGTTCAGCGTAAGCCAACAATAATATCacatacaaattacaaatattcCTAGAACAAGAATGGCGATATATGATGATATATgatgatatatgatatgggGTTTTGGGGTTATTACCAGACCAGTTCTTGACATTCTGTTCTCGACTCGACTTTTGATACTGATCTGAATTATATAGAGTATATTAATGTGCCGAAGATGTTTGCTTCTACAGTTCTTATTCTTAtcttattaaaatgaaataatgtaaatattgtCCAATTAGCTGAATATTTTCTACAATTTGAAAACGGAATTTTCGCCAAAAATTTAGAAAgtaaatcaaatgcaaaaattggaaaatatttcaaatttttttgaTTATGCTTGATACGTTTTTTAAATCCGAACTCGCCAACAGATTGACCAGAAGGTGTTCTTCCAAGCGCTGGCCATTTGCCACACAGTGCAGGTGGCAACAAGCGCGCCGGCAGATGCCCCGGTGGCGGCCAATAAGAATGATAGCAACAAGTCGGGACCACCTGAAATGTACTCCATTACGGACATCACCGAGGAGAGTCACAATTCTAGTCAGCACAGCGAGCTCAATGTGAGCCATACGATTGACACAGCCATCTCGGTGCATCCGAATGGTGTTAATGCACCGGTTAGCTCATCGGATGTGAATCCCCTGCTGATTGGCGATGACAGCTACCAGGTGGAGCGACGCAAGCGGCCGCAGGTGGTCAAGCGTAGCCCGAACTTTGCCAGATCCAATAAGGTGCACAGTGCGGGCGTTGGTGATGCGACGGCGGGCAACACGACTGAGCAGAATGGTCACTCGATGGTTGTTGGCACGCCGCTGCAGAGTCAGAGTCCGCACATGGTGCGGCCCATATCGCTGCAATTCCAACGTTCCACCTCTGAGCGGGATCTGCCGCAGTTTGGTGAGGCGAACAGTGCGGCTGCCTTGGGTCACAGGCGCGCCCATTCATATGGCGCGCCCAATGCGTATCTGTCGCATCCCGTTGGGAATATGACGCCACCAGTGGGTGGACTCTTTCGCACCGCCAGCAGCACATCGCGTGAGTCCTATGCAGCGCCCACATTCACACGCCAGCCTACGATACTCATACGTGCCGAATCGCAGCGTCGAAAGAATGAAATCCAGCAAACATTATGGTATCTATTAGTTGCTCCTGTTGGCCCCAGTTGCGTCTGCTTCACATATTCATTTGCTTATCCCTTAGCTTGCTGGACTACCAGGCCTCCAGCCCGGACGAGAAGGCACTTGTGGAGGCCTGCGCCAATCTGGGCTTTGTCTATACGGGCGATGATGGCGAGGTGCTGCGCGTGCGCATTGTGCCGCCGCATCTGGACTATAAGCGACCCATCAACAGCAATAAGCCCAAGGAGGATTGCTTCTATCGTCTGCACGTGCTGGAGTTTACCTCCGATCGCAAGCGTATGAGCGTAATTGTGCGCGATGAGGCTGGCAAGAAGTGGATCTATACCAAGGGCGCCGAGAGCTATGTATTTCCGCTATGTGCAAACAGCTCGGCGTTGATGGTGACCAAAACGGATAACCATATCAGCGACTTTGCTCGCTTGGGTCTCCGCACCCTGGCCATAGCCAGGCGGGAGATCACTGAAACGGAGTATCAGGAATTCATCAGTGCCTTGGCCCAGGCGAACAGCTCACTGGAAAATCGAAAGCAACTTTGCGAGGAATGCTATTCAAAGATTGAAAGCGGTAAGTGGACAATATTGAATAGCAAATGCAATGCCCAACGCTCTATTCGCCATTTCTTTGCAGACCTGGATCTGCTGGGCGCAACAGCTGTGGAGGATGCACTGCAGGATGATGTGGCCGACACGCTCGTATCCCTGCAGGCAGCTGGCATCAAGATTTGGGTGCTCACTGGTGACAAGGTGGAAACGGCACTGAACATTGCTCTGTCCTGTGGCCACATACCACCCGATGCCAAGAAGTATATTATACTCGAGTGCAAGAGCCGCGACGATCTGCTAATCCACTTGAATGTGCTCGAGCGCGAAATTGTCTTTGGGATCGGCCAAGAGTGTGCGCTGCTCATCGATGGCAAGAGCCTGGCCGTCGCTCTGGCCGAAGCACCCAAGGAGTTTCGCGACGTTGCCGTTAAGTGCACGGCCGTGCTCTGCTGTCGGCTCAGTCCCCTGCAGAAGAGCGAGGTGGTGGCGCTTATCAAGTCCTCCAATGAGAACTATAACACGGCCTCCATTGGGGATGGCGCCAACGATGTGTCCATGATCCAGGAGGCGCATGTCGGCATCGGTATTATGGGACGCGAGGGCCGTCAGGCGGCGCGCTGTGCCGACTTTGCCTTTGCCAAATTTTGCATGCTGAAGCGTTTGCTTCTGGTCCATGGTCATTATCACAGCGTGCGTCTATCGTTCCTGGTGCTCTACTTCTTCTACAAGAACATTGTGTTCATGGGCATCATGTTTCTATTTCAATTCCACACGCTCTTCTCCTCATCCTCTGTCTACGATTCTCTGTTCCTGACCCTCTACAATGTGATCTACACGTCGCTGCCCATTCTCTTCATATCTCTAACCGAGAAACCCTACACCGAGGAGACCCTTATGCAGTAAGTATCAATCTTTAGTAATGCCCATTTTAAGAAGATGACTTGATATAGTTAGCCTGCAAATGTTAGGAAACACAAAAGTTACAAAAGAATATGTGCTTTGGCTATCGAAGTATTTGCGGCAGCTAGCTTAAATTTCAAGAATTAATTACAGAATATATACAGATTTAACTGGAGACTTGCAATACTCCAGTTTGTTGCTTTATCCTTGCATTAACCAATTAATCTCTATGCGCTCGTGCAGAACTCCGAAACTGTATAGGAAAAACACGGATAATAAGCAACTTCACTGGCCCTACTTCCTAATGTGGACCGTATTTGCGGTTTACCATGCGCTGATAATCTTCTATTTTGCGTACTGCATATTCTCCTTCAATAATGTCATACTGAATGGAGGCCAGACGGCGGCATTTTCCTGCTTTGGCACGCTGCTCATCTGGGGCGTGGTGATCATAGTGAACCTTAAGCTCTGGCTGGAGTCCATGTATCTATCCTATTGGTATATTGCGACCATAGTATTATCGATACTTGCATTTATGGTTACGACCGTCATCTACAATGTCATCAATTTGTAAGTTCTCATATCCCTTTGTTCGGGTGCTAAAATCTATAGCTATATCTTAATACGCAGGGACTACGATACGGATATTTACTGGGCATACAACAATCTCTTGGCCTCCCTGCCAGTCTGGCTGTACATCCTTTTGACGATTGTGGCCTGTCTATTGCCTGATTTCACATTGCGAATGCTGAAGAGAGCGTTGAAAATCAAGGGCTTCAGCATTTTTCCCGGTAAACAGCGAAAACGTGAAATGCGCAAAAAGTTCGAGTCGACCTATTTATAATACTTAGTATTAGGCCATAATTTTTATacggtttatttatttattttttttcttatacctatgtacatatagttttttttttttttttttgcttataaGTAAAGTCGATTGTTTGTTAAAAATAGAAGTTATgctgttttattttgcttctAGAACCAGAAAATGTCGACTAGCCAGCGGacacaaataataaatgataATGAGAATCTCTTTTGAGCAAATCAGGGGCGGTACTAGAATTTAATTTAGATATATGAATAGGCTATAtttgtatgcacatatttatttatgcgttTCACAGTCACGATAAGAACGCCCTGTAATACGCTGGCTCGAGTAATTGTGGTTTCAACTTCGAAGCATATATGCCCAGGCAcccatattatatatatctttttcgATCAGAAAGAAGTGCTATATATAACATTAATTTGCGTGTTTGTAAATACATTAATatctttaattgttttcattagtTGGCTCAAAAGTTTTGTAAGAGTGAACATTGTTTATCCGAGCTGCTGTCAAAGCTCATGTTAGTTTACAAGTACTTCAAGTACTACTTCTGCAATTGTGACATCAGCACAAAATACTTACAATTGATAACACCGCAGGCGAAATAAGGTGTTTGATAACAAACAATATTGTGTGCTGCCACAAGCttacacacatttttaaaattaactgAAGGATAAACCGCCTGGTAAACGTAACAACGCGAGCAAACAAATAGAAGTTGCCCGAAATGTCAATTGGTTTCTCGACTAAGATTTTAACTAATTGGCGCATACATTTTTTGGTTGccttaaaattattatactCCAGCTCGTGCAGGGTGATTGCGTTTCGGCATCGACCCAGCCCGGTTTTATTGTTATCTTTTGTGGTGCTGCCTTTGTTGTGATACTGCTAACTGTTGCAatgccaaaatatttgattgtaCAGCTATTTCCATTGATAATGATATCTCGTACTCTGTGTGTACAAGTGTGTGTGAGCATATTACCGTGTGGGACCTGTTCCTAGTTCATTCGAGTCGGAGACAAATCGTTCGGGCTTAGTTCCAACTGGAGCATAGTAAATGGTGAGCGGTGCAAAGGCACGTCGGTTTAGTGGCTTTCATTGAATCAAGTTAACTTATTATGAGTGTATTTAAGCTTCAGCCAGTTGGGCTTTATCAGAGAACCTTCCACGACACAGTCATGTATGCAACACATGTGTAGGCTCGTATCTTTATCTGCGTATTGGTACGCGCGGGTAGATATtgtgctgtgcgtgtgtgtgtgtgtgtgtgtgtgtgtgtgtgtgtgtatgactGTGTCAACGGCAATTCTTAATCatctatttatatacatagTATAGTCTatcatgtttttcttttttgctgaATTTAGTATGTTTAGAGACGGTTCACGTAACGGCAAATTTGGGTTTTTTGTGTAAAGAGCGCGGATAGCTGACAAATTGCTAGTGGGCAAATCTTCTAAATGATGTCACTCAATAAGTCTGCTGACGACCAACCATCGATCCAGCAGCAACCCAAATCGACGACTATAATCAAGTATGAGAAATCATCGTGCCTGTTTTGCAATGAGTGGTTCGATGCCCAAACTTTTACGGTGTGTGTTTTGATGTTGATCAAATTGTTAAAACTAGATTTGCAATAGCTTTTAACTCGCGACTCCTATGCAGGAACACCTGATACACTGTGGCCAGGTGCTTGAGGAATGCCCGAACAGCTGCAATGTCTTTATACCACGAATTCGCATGCGCTCACATCTGAAGGAGTGTCCGCGCAGCAAGCAGCATCTGCAGCGCATGAGCGCCAGCATGGAGCGTTTGGATCAGCATGCCGATCATCGGGTTCAGGTCCTGGAGCAGGACATTACCACAATACGTTCCGTGCTGAACGAGGAAATACGACAGCGTTTGCATCTGATCACGGACGTGGGCAACATACGCAAACACAATCAAGTGGTCGAGGATTGGACCAAAGATACGGACGACAGCCTCGCCGAACTGCGCCAACAGCTCGAGGAGGAGCGGGCACAGCGTTCCTTTGCCGCTGAACAAACCCAAGCGGACTTTCAATATTGCTGCAACATAACACAGGTAAGGCCAGAAAGaatcaaaatcatatttaaatacttgAAGCTTATCGCATATATAGTCCCTAAAGGAGCAAgtggaaatgaaaatgaacgATTTGCAACAGCATATTAATCAACTGTCTTCGGAGGTGAGTTTCCATCAGAATCAGCTGAATGATAATATTATGAAACTGGAGGAAATCGTTTTCGAAAATGAGAGATTAAATCGGTAAGCAATTAACTTGTAAATCAACACAGaaagtattattttaattgtgcaTACGTTAGAGATAAGTTTGTGCAGATTGAGCAGTTCCTGCAGGAGATCAATGAGGACATCAAAACCAAATTGGGCACAAATGATTTTGCCACCACAAAGCAAGCCACTTTGGACTGCGAAGTCAAAAATGTGAAGAGCATTGTGTGTGAAACTGAGGAGCGCTGCGATAGGCTGCAGAACCTGGTCCAAGATCTCGACAAGGCACTTCACCAGACAATGCAGAGCATCGCGGACATCGAGAACCAGCTGGCCATGCAGCAACGCATCGCCAGTGTTCAGAATATAAGAGGTAAGCAACAGGCATTTCTGCATATTCGATCAAGGGCgtggaaaatgggtgaaaaaTCTCGCTCGAATTTGCATGATTAAATTTGATCGCCAGCAATTTCCACTTACCTTCCTCGTCTTAAGTACAGCAATTCTTCAAGGATGAAGTTTGCCTTGTGTGGCTCCGTGTTGCATATACTTGTAGAACATTTGTGTGTAGGGTAAATGCTAGTCGGCCCCCTGCAGTAAAAAAGATATTGCCTTCGCTCTACCGTGAAACCGTGGAACCTCTTCTATCCCCGGGGGATTTACCttgaatgaaaaattaaatattgtcaACAGTTTTATAGAACTAAATGGAGTTTTCTTAAGCCTTATCCTTTTACTCAAGATAAAGTtatgaatatacattttaaatagcAAAGTGTattgatatagatatattattCGATTACAGGCCATTTGATTTGGCGCATCAAGGACTATTCCAAGAAATTGGAGGAGGCCAAGCAGTATGATACAATCTTGCACAGCGCCATGTTCTCCAACAAGGCATTTGGATATGCCTTGCGTGTAagtattaataaaaacaaacagattAACAAAGAGcttaatcaaatttatataatgCTTGCAGCTGGACATATATTTGAATGGCAAAGGCACTTGGAAGGGGCGCAACTTGATCGCCTGTCTGAATGTGCTATCTGGCGAATATGATCCACTTCTCACCTGGCCATGTCGCTTGCAGGCCGAGATTATCATACGGGATCAAAGTGGAATTACGCTGGAGGGACAGGACTATGTAAAGACCATCAATGTGCGAAAGAAGAGCGATGATTATATACAGAGCAACCAGTACTTCCATATTCCGCACAAGGTTATAACTAGTCGCAACTATTTACGCAACGACTCACTCTTTGTCGAGGTGCGAGTCCTGAAATGATGTCCTTGCTTGTTCTGTATATGACAAGAGCCAAGCCAAACAACGCGTGTGCAGCTAAGCAATAGCTTGTTTTAATAAGCCTCGGCCAGATGCTAAGAACTATTGATAAATGTTTGCAGTTCCTGCATATGCAATTCCATTATGCTTAACTAATTACTTAACGTATAGATATAATTTCGATGTGTTTGAATGAACCTGTTGTCGAATTAAAGCCAAAGTTCAGGCAAAACACCTGCCCCCAtaccaaaaatgaaaagcagCAGTCATTTAAGGGCTGTGCACCTTTAATAAAATACATCAATACATATaggtatatttaaaattcgaACAGTGTCAACTGGGTCAGACGTAAGGAGTCAAGACCATATTTCAATCCAATACaatgataatatatataaagagcaaAATTTGAACAAGTTTCAATATACGATCATAGGCAACATCTTTTAAATGATTAATTGCGCCTTTAATATAAGTGTAAATGCATAAGCTCTagggttttcttttcttattttttttttgtttttttttttttgtttttttctttttttgtttttgattatttttttgtcgagGCACACTTAAGACAGAAATTTTAGCGTTGGGATATTTGAATACACAATTCCAAGCGATGTAGAATTGATTTTttactttataaataaaaatagatacTTCGTAGTCATCgtaaatacataatacataaaaAGTAGAATACACAACATGTAAAATAGCTATTTTGAATTATGGATAAGTTTAAGATGAGCGTTGTTCCCCAACCAACGCATAC
This window of the Drosophila virilis strain 15010-1051.87 chromosome X, Dvir_AGI_RSII-ME, whole genome shotgun sequence genome carries:
- the LOC6631415 gene encoding phospholipid-transporting ATPase IF isoform X2, which produces MDKMFSKILAKRGSRVSTINDWLQIQIGGSEDVKKKKPSNQNRIKSTKYTLLTFLPQNLLEQFRRIANFYFLVMTIISLLIDSPVSPMTSLLPLVFVIAVTAAKQGYEDILRYRTDNVVNRSPVTIIKNGAEAIIQSQNVAPGDLIVVERDCDVPCDLVLLRSTDPHGKCFITTANLDGESNLKTLMVPRELPTVPIEEMHKLGVIECESAGTDLYSFNGKIELAGGEGRVLPLSAENVLLRGSRVKNTECVIGCAIYTGMTTKLQLNSRLTRNKSASSETYVNRFLIFILIALIAIVTLLYFLKRYNELFVIPKLTYLGPAADGYSVKQFLQDYLSFLILFNYLIPISLYVTIELQRVIGGFFMEWDTELYEKETDQQCIVNTSNLNEELGQINILFSDKTGTLTKNEMNFQQCSIAGHKFTYKKTRLEDDETKALVDINKFSIDQKVFFQALAICHTVQVATSAPADAPVAANKNDSNKSGPPEMYSITDITEESHNSSQHSELNVSHTIDTAISVHPNGVNAPVSSSDVNPLLIGDDSYQVERRKRPQVVKRSPNFARSNKVHSAGVGDATAGNTTEQNGHSMVVGTPLQSQSPHMVRPISLQFQRSTSERDLPQFGEANSAAALGHRRAHSYGAPNAYLSHPVGNMTPPVGGLFRTASSTSRESYAAPTFTRQPTILIRAESQRRKNEIQQTLCLLDYQASSPDEKALVEACANLGFVYTGDDGEVLRVRIVPPHLDYKRPINSNKPKEDCFYRLHVLEFTSDRKRMSVIVRDEAGKKWIYTKGAESYVFPLCANSSALMVTKTDNHISDFARLGLRTLAIARREITETEYQEFISALAQANSSLENRKQLCEECYSKIESDLDLLGATAVEDALQDDVADTLVSLQAAGIKIWVLTGDKVETALNIALSCGHIPPDAKKYIILECKSRDDLLIHLNVLEREIVFGIGQECALLIDGKSLAVALAEAPKEFRDVAVKCTAVLCCRLSPLQKSEVVALIKSSNENYNTASIGDGANDVSMIQEAHVGIGIMGREGRQAARCADFAFAKFCMLKRLLLVHGHYHSVRLSFLVLYFFYKNIVFMGIMFLFQFHTLFSSSSVYDSLFLTLYNVIYTSLPILFISLTEKPYTEETLMQTPKLYRKNTDNKQLHWPYFLMWTVFAVYHALIIFYFAYCIFSFNNVILNGGQTAAFSCFGTLLIWGVVIIVNLKLWLESMYLSYWYIATIVLSILAFMVTTVIYNVINLDYDTDIYWAYNNLLASLPVWLYILLTIVACLLPDFTLRMLKRALKIKGFSIFPGKQRKREMRKKFESTYL
- the LOC6631415 gene encoding phospholipid-transporting ATPase IF isoform X1, giving the protein MNFFGHDYLSGFRRINHTVTYHTPNWADQEPQYYLKDTFVWKQRKGSRVSTINDWLQIQIGGSEDVKKKKPSNQNRIKSTKYTLLTFLPQNLLEQFRRIANFYFLVMTIISLLIDSPVSPMTSLLPLVFVIAVTAAKQGYEDILRYRTDNVVNRSPVTIIKNGAEAIIQSQNVAPGDLIVVERDCDVPCDLVLLRSTDPHGKCFITTANLDGESNLKTLMVPRELPTVPIEEMHKLGVIECESAGTDLYSFNGKIELAGGEGRVLPLSAENVLLRGSRVKNTECVIGCAIYTGMTTKLQLNSRLTRNKSASSETYVNRFLIFILIALIAIVTLLYFLKRYNELFVIPKLTYLGPAADGYSVKQFLQDYLSFLILFNYLIPISLYVTIELQRVIGGFFMEWDTELYEKETDQQCIVNTSNLNEELGQINILFSDKTGTLTKNEMNFQQCSIAGHKFTYKKTRLEDDETKALVDINKFSIDQKVFFQALAICHTVQVATSAPADAPVAANKNDSNKSGPPEMYSITDITEESHNSSQHSELNVSHTIDTAISVHPNGVNAPVSSSDVNPLLIGDDSYQVERRKRPQVVKRSPNFARSNKVHSAGVGDATAGNTTEQNGHSMVVGTPLQSQSPHMVRPISLQFQRSTSERDLPQFGEANSAAALGHRRAHSYGAPNAYLSHPVGNMTPPVGGLFRTASSTSRESYAAPTFTRQPTILIRAESQRRKNEIQQTLCLLDYQASSPDEKALVEACANLGFVYTGDDGEVLRVRIVPPHLDYKRPINSNKPKEDCFYRLHVLEFTSDRKRMSVIVRDEAGKKWIYTKGAESYVFPLCANSSALMVTKTDNHISDFARLGLRTLAIARREITETEYQEFISALAQANSSLENRKQLCEECYSKIESDLDLLGATAVEDALQDDVADTLVSLQAAGIKIWVLTGDKVETALNIALSCGHIPPDAKKYIILECKSRDDLLIHLNVLEREIVFGIGQECALLIDGKSLAVALAEAPKEFRDVAVKCTAVLCCRLSPLQKSEVVALIKSSNENYNTASIGDGANDVSMIQEAHVGIGIMGREGRQAARCADFAFAKFCMLKRLLLVHGHYHSVRLSFLVLYFFYKNIVFMGIMFLFQFHTLFSSSSVYDSLFLTLYNVIYTSLPILFISLTEKPYTEETLMQTPKLYRKNTDNKQLHWPYFLMWTVFAVYHALIIFYFAYCIFSFNNVILNGGQTAAFSCFGTLLIWGVVIIVNLKLWLESMYLSYWYIATIVLSILAFMVTTVIYNVINLDYDTDIYWAYNNLLASLPVWLYILLTIVACLLPDFTLRMLKRALKIKGFSIFPGKQRKREMRKKFESTYL
- the LOC6631415 gene encoding phospholipid-transporting ATPase IF isoform X3 — protein: MGSRVSTINDWLQIQIGGSEDVKKKKPSNQNRIKSTKYTLLTFLPQNLLEQFRRIANFYFLVMTIISLLIDSPVSPMTSLLPLVFVIAVTAAKQGYEDILRYRTDNVVNRSPVTIIKNGAEAIIQSQNVAPGDLIVVERDCDVPCDLVLLRSTDPHGKCFITTANLDGESNLKTLMVPRELPTVPIEEMHKLGVIECESAGTDLYSFNGKIELAGGEGRVLPLSAENVLLRGSRVKNTECVIGCAIYTGMTTKLQLNSRLTRNKSASSETYVNRFLIFILIALIAIVTLLYFLKRYNELFVIPKLTYLGPAADGYSVKQFLQDYLSFLILFNYLIPISLYVTIELQRVIGGFFMEWDTELYEKETDQQCIVNTSNLNEELGQINILFSDKTGTLTKNEMNFQQCSIAGHKFTYKKTRLEDDETKALVDINKFSIDQKVFFQALAICHTVQVATSAPADAPVAANKNDSNKSGPPEMYSITDITEESHNSSQHSELNVSHTIDTAISVHPNGVNAPVSSSDVNPLLIGDDSYQVERRKRPQVVKRSPNFARSNKVHSAGVGDATAGNTTEQNGHSMVVGTPLQSQSPHMVRPISLQFQRSTSERDLPQFGEANSAAALGHRRAHSYGAPNAYLSHPVGNMTPPVGGLFRTASSTSRESYAAPTFTRQPTILIRAESQRRKNEIQQTLCLLDYQASSPDEKALVEACANLGFVYTGDDGEVLRVRIVPPHLDYKRPINSNKPKEDCFYRLHVLEFTSDRKRMSVIVRDEAGKKWIYTKGAESYVFPLCANSSALMVTKTDNHISDFARLGLRTLAIARREITETEYQEFISALAQANSSLENRKQLCEECYSKIESDLDLLGATAVEDALQDDVADTLVSLQAAGIKIWVLTGDKVETALNIALSCGHIPPDAKKYIILECKSRDDLLIHLNVLEREIVFGIGQECALLIDGKSLAVALAEAPKEFRDVAVKCTAVLCCRLSPLQKSEVVALIKSSNENYNTASIGDGANDVSMIQEAHVGIGIMGREGRQAARCADFAFAKFCMLKRLLLVHGHYHSVRLSFLVLYFFYKNIVFMGIMFLFQFHTLFSSSSVYDSLFLTLYNVIYTSLPILFISLTEKPYTEETLMQTPKLYRKNTDNKQLHWPYFLMWTVFAVYHALIIFYFAYCIFSFNNVILNGGQTAAFSCFGTLLIWGVVIIVNLKLWLESMYLSYWYIATIVLSILAFMVTTVIYNVINLDYDTDIYWAYNNLLASLPVWLYILLTIVACLLPDFTLRMLKRALKIKGFSIFPGKQRKREMRKKFESTYL
- the Traf-like gene encoding TNF receptor-associated factor 3, which gives rise to MMSLNKSADDQPSIQQQPKSTTIIKYEKSSCLFCNEWFDAQTFTEHLIHCGQVLEECPNSCNVFIPRIRMRSHLKECPRSKQHLQRMSASMERLDQHADHRVQVLEQDITTIRSVLNEEIRQRLHLITDVGNIRKHNQVVEDWTKDTDDSLAELRQQLEEERAQRSFAAEQTQADFQYCCNITQSLKEQVEMKMNDLQQHINQLSSEVSFHQNQLNDNIMKLEEIVFENERLNRDKFVQIEQFLQEINEDIKTKLGTNDFATTKQATLDCEVKNVKSIVCETEERCDRLQNLVQDLDKALHQTMQSIADIENQLAMQQRIASVQNIRGHLIWRIKDYSKKLEEAKQYDTILHSAMFSNKAFGYALRLDIYLNGKGTWKGRNLIACLNVLSGEYDPLLTWPCRLQAEIIIRDQSGITLEGQDYVKTINVRKKSDDYIQSNQYFHIPHKVITSRNYLRNDSLFVEVRVLK